One Gemmatimonadota bacterium DNA segment encodes these proteins:
- a CDS encoding NAD(+) kinase (catalyzes the phosphorylation of NAD to NADP) has protein sequence MHRVGIIANPARPVVAGLIPELVRLITSRSGKPTLAADLAATAGEAVARRECVVVDSDERAVEDVDWVIAIGGDGTLLKTARLVGASGTPILGINSGKLGFMMQTTPGDLDDALERVFDGRYTLDKRLVLQGRIANSAFSALNDIVIDKGAICRVIELGIYINDEYVNDVMADGLIVSTPTGSTAYSLAAGGPILAPDMEAIVVSPICPHTLSNRAMVLAARDRIRIEVRADHPDLLLTVDGQENVVIQPGSTVELYRADHTIHLIRFTDRSFYDVLRTKLKWGER, from the coding sequence ATGCATCGCGTGGGCATCATCGCCAATCCGGCACGGCCCGTGGTCGCCGGACTGATACCGGAACTCGTTCGGCTGATAACGTCGCGGTCCGGTAAGCCGACGCTCGCGGCCGACCTGGCGGCCACGGCCGGCGAGGCAGTAGCCCGCAGGGAGTGCGTGGTCGTGGATTCGGACGAACGCGCGGTGGAAGACGTCGACTGGGTCATCGCCATCGGGGGGGACGGCACGCTGCTCAAGACCGCGCGCCTGGTGGGCGCTTCCGGCACCCCCATTCTCGGCATCAATTCCGGAAAGCTCGGATTCATGATGCAGACGACGCCCGGCGATCTCGACGACGCCCTCGAACGCGTCTTCGACGGACGGTACACGCTGGACAAGCGACTGGTCCTGCAGGGACGGATCGCGAACAGCGCGTTTTCGGCGCTGAACGATATCGTAATCGACAAGGGCGCGATCTGCCGGGTCATCGAACTGGGCATCTATATCAATGACGAATACGTCAACGATGTCATGGCCGACGGTCTGATCGTGTCGACCCCGACCGGTTCCACGGCCTATTCGCTGGCGGCGGGAGGCCCGATTCTGGCGCCCGACATGGAAGCGATCGTCGTGTCGCCCATTTGTCCCCATACGCTTTCCAACCGCGCCATGGTGCTCGCCGCGCGGGACCGCATCCGGATCGAAGTCCGGGCGGACCATCCCGATCTCCTGCTCACCGTGGACGGCCAGGAGAACGTGGTGATCCAGCCAGGCAGCACGGTCGAGCTTTACCGGGCGGACCACACCATACACCTGATCCGGTTCACGGACCGTTCCTTTTACGATGTCCTGCGCACGAAGCTGAAATGGGGGGAACGCTGA
- the xseB gene encoding exodeoxyribonuclease VII small subunit codes for MNDKEKPTFEEALKRLEHIVERMEQGDLPLDESLALFQEGIELSRICTRQLNAADEHVRKLVRVENGRFVIEPFEPESPPSQGNDLQF; via the coding sequence ATGAACGATAAGGAAAAACCTACTTTCGAGGAGGCGCTGAAGCGCCTCGAGCACATCGTCGAACGCATGGAACAGGGCGATCTCCCGCTGGATGAATCACTCGCCCTCTTCCAGGAGGGCATCGAGCTTTCCCGGATCTGCACCCGGCAGCTGAACGCGGCGGACGAACACGTGCGCAAGCTGGTGCGCGTGGAGAACGGCCGGTTCGTCATCGAGCCCTTCGAACCGGAATCGCCGCCCAGCCAGGGCAACGACCTGCAGTTCTAG
- the xseA gene encoding exodeoxyribonuclease VII large subunit has product MNEDDNSVLTVTELTAGIKSLLEESFPYVSVSGEISNYKRHSSGHAYFSLKDDRSQLRCVMWRSANRKLTFEPEDGMEVLARGALSVYDVQGQYQLVAQQLKPVGAGALQAAFERLKAKLEKEGLFREEHKQALPSFPERVGVVTSASGAAIRDIIQVLRRRAPWVSIILRPAPVQGEGAAAEIAAAIEELNDYGAVDVLIVGRGGGSVEDLWAFNEEAVVRAVFQSRIPVVSAVGHETDYTLTDFAADLRAPTPSGAAEIVVRDLRELKDRSEAVLRRLCGSMTGYLDRSRQRVVTALTSYGLRRPVDQIGQYAQFTDELTRRLADRCFHDHETRVQLVGGLAGRLQALSPLSVLERGYAVCQRASDGRIVRDADELSVDDRVNVRLRKGEAFCRVEHLHDGAEPTEAARGKRREEAPATFGLFDDSNTTETA; this is encoded by the coding sequence GTGAACGAGGACGACAACAGCGTATTGACCGTAACCGAACTGACCGCGGGGATCAAGTCGCTCCTCGAAGAATCGTTTCCCTACGTGTCGGTATCCGGTGAAATCTCCAACTACAAGCGGCACTCGTCCGGTCATGCCTACTTCTCGCTGAAGGACGACCGCAGCCAGTTGCGTTGCGTCATGTGGCGGTCGGCGAACCGCAAACTGACCTTCGAACCCGAAGACGGCATGGAGGTCCTGGCGCGGGGCGCCCTTTCCGTCTACGACGTGCAGGGACAGTACCAGCTCGTCGCCCAGCAATTGAAGCCCGTGGGCGCGGGCGCGCTCCAGGCGGCCTTCGAGCGGTTGAAGGCCAAGCTCGAGAAAGAAGGCCTGTTCCGCGAGGAACACAAGCAGGCGCTGCCTTCCTTCCCGGAGCGGGTGGGCGTGGTCACCTCCGCGTCCGGCGCCGCGATCCGGGACATCATTCAAGTCCTGCGCCGGCGCGCGCCGTGGGTCTCGATCATTCTCCGGCCGGCACCCGTGCAGGGCGAAGGCGCCGCGGCGGAAATCGCGGCCGCCATCGAAGAGTTGAACGACTACGGCGCGGTGGACGTGCTGATCGTCGGCCGGGGAGGCGGATCGGTGGAGGACCTGTGGGCGTTCAACGAAGAGGCGGTGGTCCGGGCGGTCTTCCAGTCCCGGATCCCGGTGGTCTCCGCCGTGGGACACGAAACGGACTACACGCTGACCGACTTCGCGGCCGATCTCCGGGCGCCCACGCCGTCGGGCGCGGCTGAAATCGTCGTCCGCGATCTGCGGGAATTGAAGGACCGGTCGGAGGCCGTGTTGAGACGGCTTTGCGGAAGCATGACGGGGTACCTGGACCGGTCCCGTCAGCGCGTTGTCACGGCACTGACCAGTTACGGACTCAGGCGGCCCGTCGACCAGATCGGCCAGTACGCCCAGTTTACCGATGAACTGACCCGCCGCCTGGCCGACCGGTGCTTCCACGACCACGAAACACGCGTCCAGCTGGTCGGCGGACTGGCCGGACGGCTCCAGGCCCTCAGCCCGCTCTCCGTCCTGGAACGCGGATACGCCGTGTGCCAGCGCGCGTCGGACGGGCGCATCGTCCGCGACGCGGATGAACTCAGCGTCGACGACCGCGTGAACGTACGCCTGCGCAAGGGCGAAGCGTTCTGCCGGGTCGAGCACCTCCATGACGGGGCGGAACCGACTGAGGCCGCCCGGGGGAAACGGCGCGAGGAAGCTCCGGCCACATTCGGCCTGTTCGATGATTCGAATACCACCGAAACTGCCTGA
- a CDS encoding polyprenyl synthetase family protein yields MASYMTDTPGKQDFLDALAIRKEWVREYLEADRRKVLFVPEDIHDGVFSYLKASGKVLRPCVLYFSCGAVGGRERSATPAAVAVELFHTWTIVHDDIMDRDALRRGTPTVHEEFRRRALAGGAFDEREAAHYGLSIGIMTGEVQHGWATGLLTELYDADADNDEVVIELIRYLETEVLLALVGGQALDIQYAKAPMDSLDEAAVIDMFWRKTGALYAFAGAAGAMIGLNTPDRNHPMVRAISSFTGECGVAFQLQDDILGLTADEATLGKPVCSDLREGKRTLLLVHTYHKASPAERRFLLDVVGKPGATDEQIAEVRDLILAHGGLDHARTLMERRVADAIRNLDAIPDSSYKGYLVNWAEYLIGRTF; encoded by the coding sequence ATGGCGTCGTATATGACCGATACCCCGGGGAAGCAGGACTTCCTCGACGCGCTGGCCATACGCAAGGAATGGGTGCGCGAGTACCTGGAGGCTGACCGCCGTAAAGTCCTGTTCGTCCCGGAGGACATACACGACGGGGTGTTCAGCTACCTGAAGGCGTCCGGCAAGGTGCTTCGTCCCTGCGTGCTCTACTTCTCCTGCGGCGCCGTGGGCGGCCGGGAGCGGTCCGCAACACCCGCGGCGGTCGCGGTGGAACTGTTCCATACCTGGACCATCGTGCATGACGACATCATGGACCGGGACGCGCTGCGGCGCGGCACGCCCACCGTCCACGAGGAGTTCCGGCGGCGGGCACTGGCCGGCGGGGCTTTCGACGAAAGGGAAGCCGCCCACTACGGCCTGTCCATCGGGATCATGACCGGCGAGGTCCAGCACGGGTGGGCTACCGGACTCCTGACCGAACTGTACGACGCGGACGCGGACAACGACGAGGTGGTGATCGAACTCATCCGCTACCTGGAGACGGAAGTTCTCCTGGCCCTCGTCGGCGGACAGGCGCTGGACATTCAGTACGCCAAGGCGCCCATGGACAGCCTGGACGAAGCGGCCGTGATCGACATGTTCTGGCGAAAAACCGGCGCGCTCTATGCCTTCGCGGGCGCGGCCGGCGCGATGATCGGCCTGAATACGCCGGATCGGAACCACCCCATGGTGCGGGCGATTTCATCGTTCACCGGCGAGTGCGGCGTGGCCTTCCAGCTGCAGGACGACATCCTGGGCCTGACGGCCGACGAGGCCACGCTGGGGAAACCGGTGTGCTCCGACCTCCGGGAAGGCAAGCGCACGCTGCTGCTCGTCCACACCTACCACAAGGCTTCGCCCGCCGAGCGGCGGTTTCTGCTCGACGTCGTCGGAAAACCGGGGGCTACTGACGAGCAGATCGCGGAAGTCCGCGATCTCATCCTGGCCCACGGCGGTCTCGACCACGCCCGGACGCTCATGGAACGCCGCGTGGCCGATGCCATTCGAAATCTCGACGCGATTCCCGACTCTTCTTATAAGGGGTACCTGGTCAACTGGGCGGAGTACCTGATCGGAAGGACCTTCTGA
- a CDS encoding CDP-alcohol phosphatidyltransferase family protein — protein MSPDSEGNGSTGRFWTPPNILSLSRIAAVPFIYWSFAGDARLALYVLVGCAFLTDAADGYLARRFRWASRWGLVLDPLADKVLVGSLSVFLVLFREFPLWAAALIIARDLSILIAGAYLYLKPGNVVLPADRVGKLTTLAMGVALALYVVEWQPYGTWALWAALCCVVGSGLHYILEFARRERTVT, from the coding sequence ATGAGTCCGGATTCCGAAGGGAACGGAAGCACGGGACGGTTCTGGACACCGCCCAATATCCTGTCCCTTTCGCGCATCGCCGCCGTTCCGTTCATCTACTGGAGTTTCGCCGGGGATGCGCGCCTGGCCCTGTACGTACTCGTCGGGTGCGCCTTTCTGACGGACGCGGCCGACGGTTACCTGGCGCGCCGCTTCCGCTGGGCATCCCGATGGGGGCTGGTACTCGACCCGCTGGCCGATAAGGTCCTGGTCGGCAGCCTGTCGGTCTTTCTGGTCCTGTTCCGGGAATTCCCGCTCTGGGCGGCCGCGCTGATCATCGCTCGCGACCTGTCCATTCTGATTGCGGGCGCGTACCTGTATCTCAAGCCCGGGAACGTGGTCCTGCCGGCCGACCGGGTCGGCAAGCTGACCACCCTGGCCATGGGCGTCGCGCTGGCCCTCTACGTGGTGGAGTGGCAGCCGTACGGAACGTGGGCTCTCTGGGCGGCCCTCTGCTGCGTGGTCGGATCGGGCCTGCACTACATCCTGGAATTCGCGCGGCGGGAAAGAACGGTCACATGA
- the recN gene encoding DNA repair protein RecN yields the protein MLANLRVTNYALLDKVDIEFTPGLNVLTGETGSGKSILIGALGLILGGRAASDTIRGGAKSAIVEGLFEGERDPQLRDLLSEIGVDPEEDGLIIRREVSRDGRNRCTINGSLVTVSVLRRLGVLLVDLHGQHDHQTLLNPRTHRDFLDGFEDVRTPKQHVAEAYRRFTERSEALRLLEEELAATREREELYRFQLDELEQADLSPGEDEELERERAVLEHAEQLIRVASEASEALSEGDGAFVDGLVRVIRALEEAERIDPSLGEALESVRTARYQLDDCTDFLRRYRDRVEYDPARLEEVLDRLDLIGRLKRKYGATLEEVAAHRARIAGELERMDTADERRNRLSEEVEAARRDLAERAKALSDRRRLVAHKLEGRVVAELAELGMGKTGFQVGITWQESDDGPLRIDGRGFRVDAHGMDRIEFLISPNAGEDLKPLASIASGGEISRIMLALKVILAESDRMPTLIFDELDIGIGGRIAESVGHRLKLLSRDHQVLCITHLHQVACWGRTHFTVQKQSARGRSITLVDHLDEDGRVREIARMLAGETVDAMALSHAREMLRRTAVV from the coding sequence ATGCTCGCGAACCTGAGGGTCACAAACTACGCGCTCCTGGACAAGGTGGACATCGAGTTCACCCCCGGACTGAACGTGCTTACGGGTGAAACCGGCTCCGGGAAGTCCATCCTGATCGGCGCGCTGGGACTCATTCTCGGCGGCCGGGCCGCGTCGGACACCATACGGGGTGGTGCGAAGTCCGCGATCGTCGAGGGGCTGTTCGAAGGAGAGCGCGACCCGCAACTGCGGGACCTGCTGTCTGAGATCGGCGTGGACCCGGAGGAGGATGGGCTGATCATCCGGCGGGAGGTCAGCCGCGACGGGCGCAACCGGTGCACGATCAACGGCAGCCTGGTCACCGTTTCCGTCCTCAGGAGACTGGGCGTCCTGTTGGTCGACCTGCACGGACAGCACGATCACCAGACGCTGCTGAACCCGCGGACGCACCGGGACTTCCTGGACGGTTTCGAGGACGTGCGAACGCCGAAGCAGCACGTCGCCGAAGCCTACCGCCGGTTCACCGAACGGTCGGAGGCCCTGCGGCTGTTGGAGGAGGAACTCGCCGCCACCCGGGAACGGGAGGAACTCTACCGCTTCCAGCTCGACGAGCTCGAACAGGCGGACCTTTCGCCGGGGGAGGACGAGGAACTGGAGAGGGAGCGGGCCGTCCTGGAGCACGCGGAACAGTTGATCCGGGTCGCTTCCGAGGCTTCCGAGGCGCTCTCCGAGGGCGATGGAGCGTTCGTCGACGGTCTGGTCCGCGTCATCCGCGCGTTGGAGGAAGCGGAGCGCATCGACCCCTCGCTCGGCGAGGCCCTCGAAAGCGTGCGCACCGCGCGCTACCAACTCGACGACTGCACCGATTTCCTGCGGCGCTACCGCGACCGCGTCGAATACGACCCGGCGCGCCTGGAAGAGGTGCTGGACAGGCTGGATCTCATCGGGCGGCTCAAGCGGAAGTACGGCGCCACGCTCGAGGAGGTCGCGGCCCACCGCGCACGGATCGCCGGAGAACTGGAACGGATGGACACGGCCGACGAACGCCGGAACCGACTGAGCGAGGAAGTGGAAGCGGCCCGGCGTGACCTTGCCGAAAGAGCGAAGGCCCTGTCGGACCGGCGCAGACTGGTTGCCCACAAGCTGGAAGGCAGGGTCGTGGCGGAACTGGCGGAACTGGGCATGGGGAAGACGGGCTTCCAGGTCGGGATCACGTGGCAGGAGTCCGATGACGGCCCGCTGCGGATCGACGGACGCGGTTTCCGCGTGGACGCCCACGGGATGGACCGGATAGAATTCCTGATATCGCCCAATGCCGGAGAGGACCTGAAGCCGCTGGCGAGCATCGCATCCGGCGGCGAGATCTCCCGCATCATGCTGGCGCTGAAGGTGATCCTGGCCGAATCCGACCGCATGCCGACGCTGATATTCGACGAACTGGACATCGGGATCGGAGGCCGCATCGCCGAATCGGTCGGTCATCGACTGAAGCTGCTTTCCAGGGACCACCAGGTGCTGTGCATCACCCATCTTCACCAGGTGGCCTGCTGGGGCCGTACGCATTTCACCGTGCAAAAGCAATCGGCCCGCGGCAGGTCGATCACGCTGGTCGATCACCTGGACGAGGACGGACGGGTCAGGGAAATCGCGCGCATGCTGGCCGGGGAGACGGTGGACGCCATGGCCCTTTCCCACGCCCGCGAGATGCTGCGTCGCACGGCGGTCGTGTGA
- a CDS encoding FtsX-like permease family protein, whose amino-acid sequence MTTESTATAGTTEKQISLPLSKAIEISFRSLRIRFWRSLITIGGIFFGIAFLMSILTSASINEALVEGGSPQVRALLEQKGADGDSATQQVWLVSLSLLVCVVGITNAMLMSVTERYREIGTMKCLGALDKFIIQLFVLESTFQGLVGSVGGVIMGCLFMLISMMTSYGWDPLVLFPVLEVAQSGLYSLGAGLGLAIIGALYPAYRASQMPPADAMRTEV is encoded by the coding sequence ATGACGACGGAATCGACCGCGACGGCCGGCACGACGGAGAAACAGATATCGCTGCCTCTGTCCAAGGCGATCGAAATCAGTTTCCGCAGCCTGAGGATCCGGTTCTGGCGGTCGCTGATCACGATCGGAGGCATCTTCTTCGGCATCGCCTTTCTCATGTCCATCCTGACCAGCGCCTCCATCAATGAAGCGCTCGTGGAAGGCGGTTCCCCCCAGGTCCGGGCATTGCTGGAACAGAAGGGCGCGGACGGCGATTCTGCGACGCAGCAGGTATGGCTTGTTTCCCTCTCTCTGCTCGTGTGCGTCGTCGGCATCACCAACGCCATGCTGATGTCAGTGACCGAAAGGTACCGTGAAATCGGAACCATGAAGTGCCTGGGGGCCCTGGACAAGTTCATCATTCAACTTTTCGTGCTGGAGTCCACCTTCCAGGGACTGGTCGGATCGGTAGGCGGGGTCATCATGGGCTGCCTGTTCATGCTGATCTCGATGATGACCTCTTATGGATGGGATCCCCTGGTGCTGTTTCCGGTACTGGAGGTGGCCCAGAGCGGCCTGTATTCGCTGGGAGCCGGACTGGGGCTCGCCATCATCGGCGCGCTGTACCCCGCGTACCGGGCATCCCAGATGCCGCCGGCCGACGCCATGCGCACGGAAGTCTGA
- a CDS encoding PqqD family protein, translating into MQLFRKKPPPLPRRELLRAKPVRNEKLTCEENSDGEIVLGIPRRKTWWINTMSRMFYVPSRRTVVLDRIGSFLWGLCDGQNTVDHVISTIRTEYKLERKEAEVSTLTYLKQLTEKGLIGLAVANRKGDRNA; encoded by the coding sequence ATGCAATTGTTTCGAAAGAAGCCGCCCCCGCTGCCCCGAAGGGAGTTGTTGCGCGCGAAGCCGGTTCGCAATGAGAAGCTGACCTGCGAGGAGAACTCCGACGGGGAGATCGTGCTGGGCATTCCGAGGCGCAAGACCTGGTGGATCAACACCATGTCCCGGATGTTCTACGTGCCGAGCCGGCGGACGGTGGTGCTGGACCGGATCGGTTCGTTCCTCTGGGGGTTGTGTGACGGGCAAAATACGGTAGACCACGTCATATCGACGATCCGGACCGAATACAAGCTGGAACGCAAGGAAGCGGAGGTCTCCACGCTGACGTACCTGAAACAACTCACGGAGAAGGGGTTGATCGGGCTGGCCGTGGCAAACAGAAAAGGAGATAGGAACGCATGA
- a CDS encoding ABC transporter ATP-binding protein, translating into MDAPDTETQNIVRTRGVKRVYQMGKLSLEALKGIDMEVQRGEYISIMGPSGSGKSTLFNMIGALDKPTEGKVYIDEVDVAQLDAYELAWLRCRKIGYIFQTFNLIPVMTALENVTLPMIFAGLATDEAIDKGVDLLTLVGLGERVQHKPLELSGGQQQRVAVARALANDPAIVLADEPTGNLDRKTGREIIELLRELNQEKQVTIISATHDLKMLDVSDRILWVQDGRITKNQRREELDLDLGQIGAEEE; encoded by the coding sequence ATGGACGCGCCGGATACCGAAACCCAGAATATCGTGCGCACCCGCGGGGTCAAGCGGGTGTACCAGATGGGCAAGCTCTCCCTGGAGGCGCTCAAGGGCATCGACATGGAGGTCCAGCGCGGGGAGTACATCTCCATCATGGGCCCGTCGGGCTCGGGCAAGTCCACCCTGTTCAACATGATCGGCGCGCTGGACAAGCCCACGGAGGGCAAGGTCTATATCGACGAGGTCGACGTCGCCCAACTGGACGCCTACGAACTGGCCTGGCTGCGGTGCCGCAAGATCGGCTACATCTTTCAGACCTTCAACCTGATCCCGGTCATGACCGCCCTGGAGAACGTCACCTTGCCGATGATTTTCGCCGGCCTGGCGACGGACGAGGCCATCGACAAAGGCGTCGATCTGCTGACGCTGGTGGGGCTCGGCGAACGGGTCCAGCACAAGCCGCTGGAACTGTCCGGCGGGCAGCAGCAGCGCGTCGCCGTGGCCCGCGCACTGGCCAACGATCCGGCCATCGTCCTCGCGGACGAGCCCACGGGCAACCTGGACCGGAAGACGGGACGGGAGATCATCGAGCTGTTGCGGGAACTGAACCAGGAAAAGCAGGTGACGATCATTTCGGCGACCCACGATCTGAAGATGCTGGACGTTTCAGACCGCATCCTGTGGGTGCAGGACGGCAGGATCACCAAGAATCAGCGGCGCGAGGAACTGGATCTGGACCTTGGCCAGATCGGCGCCGAAGAGGAATAA